In one window of Oryza sativa Japonica Group chromosome 9, ASM3414082v1 DNA:
- the LOC107277367 gene encoding AT-hook motif nuclear-localized protein 17: protein MSFCERDMNKESMYQERDDMAGIRFATPPLPQQQQQQQLVECFSDEVDSRGSGGEMKDAVGSGSGQLVVVGGGDGASIEVAKKRRGRPPGSKNKPKPPVVITREAEPAAAMRPHVIEIPGGRDVAEALARFSSRRNLGICVLAGTGAVANVSLRHPSPGVPGSAPAAIVFHGRYEILSLSATFLPPAMSSVAPQAAVAAAGLSISLAGPHGQIVGGAVAGPLYAATTVVVVAAAFTNPTFHRLPADDDASVSVSVSLSGSGDADEHRGHQHKPEPQEPRQLRRPPPHLSAAAAVSAAQPVEPCGAPMYACHPQPQEVMWPPPARTPHPPPPPPY, encoded by the coding sequence ATGTCGTTCTGCGAGAGGGACATGAACAAGGAGAGCATGTACCAAGAACGGGACGACATGGCGGGGATACGGTtcgcgacgccgccgctgcctcagcagcagcagcagcagcagctggtggAGTGCTTCTCCGACGAGGTGGACAGCCGCGGGAGTGGCGGCGAGATGAAGGATGCCGTGGGGAGCGGGAGTGGGCAGCTGGTCGTTGTTGGTGGCGGGGATGGGGCGAGCATCGAGGTggcgaagaagaggagggggaggccgcCGGGGTCCAAGAACAAGCCGAAGCCGCCCGTGGTGATCACGCGGGAggcggagccggcggcggcgatgcggccgCACGTGATCGAGATCCCCGGCGGGCGGGACGTCGCGGAGGCGCTCGCGCGGTTCTCGAGCCGTCGGAACCTCGGGATCTGCGTGCTCGCCGGCACCGGCGCGGTCGCCAACGTGTCGCTCCGCCACCCGTCACCCGGGGTCCCGGGCTCAGCTCCGGCTGCGATCGTGTTCCACGGCCGGTACGAGATCCTCTCCCTGTCGGCCACGTTCCTGCCTCCGGCCATGTCCTCCGTGGCGCCCCAggccgcggtcgccgccgcgggcctCTCCATCTCGCTCGCCGGCCCGCACGGCCAGATCGTCGGCGGGGCCGTGGCAGGCCCGCTCTACGCCGCGACCAccgtcgtggtcgtcgccgccgccttcaccaacCCCACCTTCCACCGCCtccccgccgacgacgacgcgtcgGTGTCCGTCTCGGTGTCACTctccggcagcggcgacgcggacGAACACCGGGGCCACCAGCACAAACCTGAGCCGCAAGAACCGCGCCAACTTCGACGGCCGCCACCGCACCTgtcagcagccgccgccgtctcagCAGCACAGCCGGTGGAGCCATGCGGCGCGCCCATGTACGCCTGCCACCCTCAGCCACAGGAGGTGatgtggccgccgccggctcgtacgccgcacccgccgccgccgccgccgtactaA